The following nucleotide sequence is from Deltaproteobacteria bacterium.
TTGATGCACCCGGCTGGATATAAAGTTCTAATAGGATACCGTCTTTGTCTAGAGTAATGAAAGGGAATTTACCAGTCATGCGGCATCAGCCTTACTATCTTAGTTGGACAGATAAATCTTTTAATGTCCCTACAATAAAGAACTGTAAAAATACTATTGCAAGGATAAGTATAAGCGGAGAGAGGTCAATGCCTCCAATATAAGGCATCCTCTTTCTTAGAGAATACAAGGCAGGTTCTGTTACCTGATATAAAAATCGGACTATAGGATTATACGGATCCGGACTCACCCATGATATAAATGCCCTTATGATAATGAGCCACATATAA
It contains:
- a CDS encoding YggT family protein, giving the protein MFVIGNFLYAASVVLDYLLTFYMWLIIIRAFISWVSPDPYNPIVRFLYQVTEPALYSLRKRMPYIGGIDLSPLILILAIVFLQFFIVGTLKDLSVQLR